The following nucleotide sequence is from Mucilaginibacter sp. cycad4.
ATTGAACAAATATTGGGTTTGCCACCAATGAATATTATTGATGCAACCGCACTGCCGATGTTTGATTGCTTTACCAGCAAACCGTCTCCTTATACTTATACCAGTTTAAAAAACAGGGTGCCGCTCAATAAAATCAGCCTGCCTTTTTCTTCACTCAAAGGCCCTGCTTTACATTTTGCACAGTTATCATCAAGGCCCGAGTACGACCACATTGATGGCGGAAATGATGATGTGATGAACAGGATATTATGGTTTGCTGCTAAAGGCAAAAAAGCTTATCCTGCTAAACTGGCCGGCAAAGATGAAGATGAAGATTGATCGGGAAAATAGCTCTGACTTCAATATCTTTCCAAGAGATTAACCATATCATATTATGATATATGCTTAAAACTCGTTGTCTCTATCAGATAGCGAGTTTTTTTTTGCTAATTGCCTTAAATCTCCAACTATGGATTCATAGTATTTTTATCCGTAAAAATACGGGAATCTCTTCTGAAAATACCGTGAAATTACGTGGGCATCTATGCTCGGTATTACTTTATCTTTATTGCAAACCTCATCAATGCCTGCAAGCAATTAATCAATCAATTTTTCAACCTAACCAAAAAAAGTATGAAAATTTCTGCGCTTGATGAGAATGGCGCGCCAGTTGACTGGTGGTTTATCTACAAAGTTCCGCAACTTGACGGAGGTGTGGGTAATGACAAAGCTACAGGGTACGAATATGTTTATTACGACTCCACTATCGATGCCAATACTGATCCCCGAAAAAGAACAATTACCAAATCACTCAATGTTTTGAATGGCGACAAAGGGGCACTTAATCTTACGATGGATTCTGTGTTCAAAAACTTCAAATCACCTGCCCCAAGTACCGGATGGGTTCTTTATAATGACGAGATGCCCGAAAGTGTCAATAAACATGATGATGGAACCAAAGGGCATACTAAGGGGGTGCTGGCATTTGATACCGAATCTAAAACTGCATTTTGGTTACTTCACTCATGGCCAAAGTTTGCAGATCCTGGTGCTATCAAAGATCCTACGCCCAAATACGGGCAAACCTACCTGTGTATTTCATTGGATTTAGATACCGCTAATCTTATTGCCAAACAAATGCTGAACCATCAGGAGCCGCAGATCTATCTCCATAATATCGCCAACCTGCCCACAACAGCCGATCTGCATTCGCTGACACAGCCTTTGGCGAGCCATCCGGTTGCCCTGGGTGACTTTATCGACTTAAAGTCTATTGGGGGTATGCCTTTCAAAGTCATAGCCAAGAACCGGGAATGGAATAAAGATTTTTGGAACGAATTGGTAGGGCCCATCCTAAAAGATGATTTAGACATTGAAACATGGATTCGCGGTCCTATTCCACCTATTGCCGATAGCGATGGCATTCATAAAACTTTCGATATCAAATACATCAACTTAGGTTTCATGGGGGCGCACTGGGCCTGGCCCGAAACACATGATCATGCCAAATGGGGAGTTACATTACATACCCCCTGGGTTTGTGTGGGCGATATTAACCGCATGATTTCGCAAAGGAGACGTGGCGGTTGCACTATCGCTTTTCAAAATCAAACTTTGTGGTCGGGCTTGTCCAAAACAAGTTTGCTTTTAGCACCTCCGGGCCATAACAGGACCGAAGCCCATGTGCTGATCCAAAAAACGCACCATCTTCATGCTGAGGCGCCTTTGAGGGACATGGATGTGGGCAAATAAAGAAGACCAGATGTTTTGGTTTTTGACGATTAGTTATGAAGGTCAGTAACTTATGTAAATAATATTAAATAAAAATCCTGCATAAATCAGGATTTTTATTTGCAGAAAAGTTAGGGGGGCTTTCTTTATCAGGAAATTATCTTCCTTGAAAGTCATGTCAGGTGGGCAAGTGAAGGTTATTTTAATAACCAATAGCCTCCGGCAATTATAATAAAATAAACGATGTGCTGAAGGCGTTCGAACCTTTGCGTAAAGGTAGGGCCCCGGGGGCATCCTGTTATTGTGTATTTAAGTGTGGGCTAAAAACAAAAATAGCTGTAAATAATTCATTTATAGCTATTTTGTTTTAATTGGATAGTGCTTGGCGGAGAGTTAAGACACATGATTTTTTGTTAACTTCACATAAAACAGCCACTATTCGGTTTCAATTCCGGATCAGAATAATTCTGCTTTATCATATTTCAATGGCATCGGAAAGGTATCAGCGTTGAAAGCTTTCAATACGATGGCATAACTGAGATACTTTTTGAAGTCCTCATAATTGATCCATGCCAAACCATTGCTGCCAAAAGTTTTATAATTGTTTTTAATTAAAACAGAGCCGCCGTTAATCTCATCATTAAACCCTACTATGCAGATTGCATGATTAGATGTTTTATAATTATTATTGGCATCAACGTCGCTCTCGATGTGGTAGATGAGATCTGTATTGCTCCTCAACTTTGAGGTTTGCCTTATGGCACAAATAACAGGTTCCTTCACTTTAAGATATTTTTTCAATATTTCAACAATCGTGCTGGTATTTTCCCTGGAAGTATTGGTGTCGATAATACATTCAAATCCTTGGATCCTGTATGCGGCAGCATCGGCCAACTCAGCAGGTTGAACTGCATAACAGCAACTGCTGATAGGTAGTGATTTATCAGCAGTTGAACCTGCGGCGTTGCTCAGCTCTGTTTCAGTTGTATTTGTATGCCTTCGGAAATTTTTGACGGGGACGGCACCCTCGTTTTTCAGTATCTCTGCCGCTTTTTCTATATTTCCGCCGACGCTGCATGAAGTAAAAATCCTTTTTAAAAAAGATTTATGTTGTTGTAACCTTGAAGCGGTAAATGCGGGCGAAAAAGCATTTTCATTAATGTCCTGTGCTGAGCTTAAGTTTATTTTAATAGCAAGCTTAATTGTGAGGGCTGTATAAGTAGTGGCATAGGCATAACAGGTACCTTTGTATTGATCGAGATTCGATGGCGCCCAACCGGAAAAATCTATCTTGTTTTGACTGTAAACGTTTAAACCCCATAACGTTAACACAGACAGCATTAAAAATCTTTTCATCTTCCTGTCTGCTAATGTTTGCTTGTAAAAATAAATACCGGGATATCAACAGAAAGCCCTGCACTTAAACGCCATACCCCGGCCTCATTTACAGTAACGGTTTGAGTAGTAATGTCCCTCAGTTCTGGTGCATACTGATAGCCTACCTTAATAGCAAGAGGACTTTTCTTTATTCCCCATATAAAATGGGCTCCGGGCGAAAAAATCTGGGCAAGCTTTATCTTATC
It contains:
- a CDS encoding C1 family peptidase, whose product is MKRFLMLSVLTLWGLNVYSQNKIDFSGWAPSNLDQYKGTCYAYATTYTALTIKLAIKINLSSAQDINENAFSPAFTASRLQQHKSFLKRIFTSCSVGGNIEKAAEILKNEGAVPVKNFRRHTNTTETELSNAAGSTADKSLPISSCCYAVQPAELADAAAYRIQGFECIIDTNTSRENTSTIVEILKKYLKVKEPVICAIRQTSKLRSNTDLIYHIESDVDANNNYKTSNHAICIVGFNDEINGGSVLIKNNYKTFGSNGLAWINYEDFKKYLSYAIVLKAFNADTFPMPLKYDKAELF
- a CDS encoding deoxyribonuclease II family protein; translation: MKISALDENGAPVDWWFIYKVPQLDGGVGNDKATGYEYVYYDSTIDANTDPRKRTITKSLNVLNGDKGALNLTMDSVFKNFKSPAPSTGWVLYNDEMPESVNKHDDGTKGHTKGVLAFDTESKTAFWLLHSWPKFADPGAIKDPTPKYGQTYLCISLDLDTANLIAKQMLNHQEPQIYLHNIANLPTTADLHSLTQPLASHPVALGDFIDLKSIGGMPFKVIAKNREWNKDFWNELVGPILKDDLDIETWIRGPIPPIADSDGIHKTFDIKYINLGFMGAHWAWPETHDHAKWGVTLHTPWVCVGDINRMISQRRRGGCTIAFQNQTLWSGLSKTSLLLAPPGHNRTEAHVLIQKTHHLHAEAPLRDMDVGK